One Clavelina lepadiformis chromosome 1, kaClaLepa1.1, whole genome shotgun sequence genomic region harbors:
- the LOC143446474 gene encoding glycine receptor subunit alphaZ1-like isoform X1, translated as MKAMLKMTFLFLVTFALGRSSATERIRFEGFQHNLASKKYQKRSVDSDDYWVDYYDDKDTARETVASRMTNSIPKAGESETDDVSHFLSNLLVGYDKRVRPHHKRAPVNNTVNVFINSFGSIQETTMDYRVNIFLRCRWNDPRLAYKDDYPDDTVSLHPSMMEEIWRPDLFFTNEKKADFHKVTTENKLLRVYRNGDVYTSIRLSLTLACAMHLQNFPMDTQLCKMQLESYAYDMNDLVFEWQKEKAVLMADKLLLPQFKILGWKLNSCTKVYDSGSFTCIEVTFILKREKGYYMIQTYIPSTLIVILSWVSFWINMDAAPARTALGITTVLTMTTQSSGARASLPKVSYVKAIDVWMAVCLLFVFAALLEFAAVNFLSRQRKNLLKRSWLSKQTQAFRQTFLKKPDRHQRTDSKIVTSKSDEFTEFHQNWIVGNPPLKDNEKENEKLAKKYQQKAALVDRISRILFPSVFAIFNLFYWISYLANSKSEEKHLEGATIYDKL; from the exons ATGAAAGCAATGCTGAAGATGACGTTTTTATTTCTCGTGACCTTTGCACTTGGCAGGAGTTCGGCTACTGAAAG AATTCGTTTTGAAGGATTTCAGCATAATCTTGCTTCCAAAAAATATCAGAAAAGATCAGTCGACTCAGATGATTACTGGGTTGATTATTATGACGACAAAGACACAGCCAGAGAG ACGGTGGCGTCAAGAATGACAAATTCGATTCCGAAAGCCGGAGAATCGGAGACAGACGATGTGTCCCATTTTCTCAGCAACCTACTTGTGGGTTACGATAAACGTGTTCGACCTCATCATAAAA GGGCCCCAGTCAACAATACGGTCAATGTTTTCATTAACAGTTTTGGTTCGATACAGGAGACGACCATG GACTACAGGGTAAATATATTTCTGCGATGTCGATGGAATGATCCGAGATTAGCGTACAAAGACGACTACCCGGACGACACCGTGTCCTTACACCCCTCTATGATGGAAGAGATTTGGAGACCGGATTTATTCTTTACCAATGAAAAGAAGGCCGACTTTCACAAG GTGACGACGGAAAACAAGCTGCTTCGAGTCTACAGAAACGGTGACGTTTACACGAGCATTCGTTTAAGCTTGACCTTGGCCTGTGCGATGCATCTACAGAATTTCCCAATGGACACACAACTGTGCAAAATGCAGCTGGAAAGCT ATGCTTATGACATGAACGATTTAGTGTTCGAGTGGCAGAAAGAGAAGGCGGTACTGATGGCAGACAAACTACTTCTTCCACAGTTCAAGATACTCGGTTGGAAGCTTAATTCCTGTACTAAGGTCTACGACTCGG GGTCTTTCACTTGCATTGAGGTAACCTTTATCCTGAAGAGAGAGAAGGGATACTACATGATCCAGACTTACATCCCATCTACACTCATCGTCATCCTATCCTGGGTATCCTTCTGGATCAACATGGATGCTGCTCCCGCCAGAACCGCTCTTGGGATCACCACCGTCCTCACTATGACCACGCAGAGCTCAGGGGCAAGAGCTTCTTTGCCTAAG GTTTCGTACGTAAAAGCTATCGATGTGTGGATGGCAGTTTGCCTTCTTTTCGTCTTCGCAGCTCTTCTCGAATTCGCTGCCGTCAATTTCCTCTCTCGTCAGAGAAAGAATCTCTTAAAGAGAAGTTGGTTGTCCAAACAAACG CAAGCGTTCAGGCAAACGTTTCTAAAGAAACCCGACAGGCATCAACGAACCGACTCGAAAATTGTGACTTCAAAATCGGACGAATTTACGGAATTTCACCAAAACTGGATAGTTGGCAATCCACCTTTGAAG GataatgaaaaagaaaatgagaAACTGGCAAAAAAATACCAACAGAAAGCCGCGCTCGTTGACCGGATTTCGCGCATTCTTTTCCCGTCTGTTTTCGCTATCTTCAATCTTTTTTACTGGATCTCTTACCTG GCCAACAGCAAAAGTGAAGAAAAGCATTTAGAAGGCGCAACTATTTATGACAAGTTGTAA
- the LOC143446474 gene encoding glycine receptor subunit alphaZ1-like isoform X2: MKAMLKMTFLFLVTFALGRSSATERIRFEGFQHNLASKKYQKRSVDSDDYWVDYYDDKDTARETVASRMTNSIPKAGESETDDVSHFLSNLLVGYDKRVRPHHKKQRVNATVSVYVNTFYDLVATSMDYRVNIFLRCRWNDPRLAYKDDYPDDTVSLHPSMMEEIWRPDLFFTNEKKADFHKVTTENKLLRVYRNGDVYTSIRLSLTLACAMHLQNFPMDTQLCKMQLESYAYDMNDLVFEWQKEKAVLMADKLLLPQFKILGWKLNSCTKVYDSGSFTCIEVTFILKREKGYYMIQTYIPSTLIVILSWVSFWINMDAAPARTALGITTVLTMTTQSSGARASLPKVSYVKAIDVWMAVCLLFVFAALLEFAAVNFLSRQRKNLLKRSWLSKQTQAFRQTFLKKPDRHQRTDSKIVTSKSDEFTEFHQNWIVGNPPLKDNEKENEKLAKKYQQKAALVDRISRILFPSVFAIFNLFYWISYLANSKSEEKHLEGATIYDKL, encoded by the exons ATGAAAGCAATGCTGAAGATGACGTTTTTATTTCTCGTGACCTTTGCACTTGGCAGGAGTTCGGCTACTGAAAG AATTCGTTTTGAAGGATTTCAGCATAATCTTGCTTCCAAAAAATATCAGAAAAGATCAGTCGACTCAGATGATTACTGGGTTGATTATTATGACGACAAAGACACAGCCAGAGAG ACGGTGGCGTCAAGAATGACAAATTCGATTCCGAAAGCCGGAGAATCGGAGACAGACGATGTGTCCCATTTTCTCAGCAACCTACTTGTGGGTTACGATAAACGTGTTCGACCTCATCATAAAA AGCAACGGGTTAACGCTACTGTAAGCGTCTACGTTAACACGTTTTATGACTTAGTAGCTACTAGTATG GACTACAGGGTAAATATATTTCTGCGATGTCGATGGAATGATCCGAGATTAGCGTACAAAGACGACTACCCGGACGACACCGTGTCCTTACACCCCTCTATGATGGAAGAGATTTGGAGACCGGATTTATTCTTTACCAATGAAAAGAAGGCCGACTTTCACAAG GTGACGACGGAAAACAAGCTGCTTCGAGTCTACAGAAACGGTGACGTTTACACGAGCATTCGTTTAAGCTTGACCTTGGCCTGTGCGATGCATCTACAGAATTTCCCAATGGACACACAACTGTGCAAAATGCAGCTGGAAAGCT ATGCTTATGACATGAACGATTTAGTGTTCGAGTGGCAGAAAGAGAAGGCGGTACTGATGGCAGACAAACTACTTCTTCCACAGTTCAAGATACTCGGTTGGAAGCTTAATTCCTGTACTAAGGTCTACGACTCGG GGTCTTTCACTTGCATTGAGGTAACCTTTATCCTGAAGAGAGAGAAGGGATACTACATGATCCAGACTTACATCCCATCTACACTCATCGTCATCCTATCCTGGGTATCCTTCTGGATCAACATGGATGCTGCTCCCGCCAGAACCGCTCTTGGGATCACCACCGTCCTCACTATGACCACGCAGAGCTCAGGGGCAAGAGCTTCTTTGCCTAAG GTTTCGTACGTAAAAGCTATCGATGTGTGGATGGCAGTTTGCCTTCTTTTCGTCTTCGCAGCTCTTCTCGAATTCGCTGCCGTCAATTTCCTCTCTCGTCAGAGAAAGAATCTCTTAAAGAGAAGTTGGTTGTCCAAACAAACG CAAGCGTTCAGGCAAACGTTTCTAAAGAAACCCGACAGGCATCAACGAACCGACTCGAAAATTGTGACTTCAAAATCGGACGAATTTACGGAATTTCACCAAAACTGGATAGTTGGCAATCCACCTTTGAAG GataatgaaaaagaaaatgagaAACTGGCAAAAAAATACCAACAGAAAGCCGCGCTCGTTGACCGGATTTCGCGCATTCTTTTCCCGTCTGTTTTCGCTATCTTCAATCTTTTTTACTGGATCTCTTACCTG GCCAACAGCAAAAGTGAAGAAAAGCATTTAGAAGGCGCAACTATTTATGACAAGTTGTAA
- the LOC143446474 gene encoding glycine receptor subunit alpha-4-like isoform X3, whose protein sequence is MKAMLKMTFLFLVTFALGRSSATERIRFEGFQHNLASKKYQKRSVDSDDYWVDYYDDKDTARETVASRMTNSIPKAGESETDDVSHFLSNLLVGYDKRVRPHHKRAPVNNTVNVFINSFGSIQETTMDYRVNIFLRCRWNDPRLAYKDDYPDDTVSLHPSMMEEIWRPDLFFTNEKKADFHKVTTENKLLRVYRNGDVYTSIRLSLTLACAMHLQNFPMDTQLCKMQLESYAYDMNDLVFEWQKEKAVLMADKLLLPQFKILGWKLNSCTKVYDSGSFTCIEVTFILKREKGYYMIQTYIPSTLIVILSWVSFWINMDAAPARTALGITTVLTMTTQSSGARASLPKVSYVKAIDVWMAVCLLFVFAALLEFAAVNFLSRQRKNLLKRSWLSKQTQAFRQTFLKKPDRHQRTDSKIVTSKSDEFTEFHQNWIVGNPPLKVLLQIMKKKMRNWQKNTNRKPRSLTGFRAFFSRLFSLSSIFFTGSLTWPTAKVKKSI, encoded by the exons ATGAAAGCAATGCTGAAGATGACGTTTTTATTTCTCGTGACCTTTGCACTTGGCAGGAGTTCGGCTACTGAAAG AATTCGTTTTGAAGGATTTCAGCATAATCTTGCTTCCAAAAAATATCAGAAAAGATCAGTCGACTCAGATGATTACTGGGTTGATTATTATGACGACAAAGACACAGCCAGAGAG ACGGTGGCGTCAAGAATGACAAATTCGATTCCGAAAGCCGGAGAATCGGAGACAGACGATGTGTCCCATTTTCTCAGCAACCTACTTGTGGGTTACGATAAACGTGTTCGACCTCATCATAAAA GGGCCCCAGTCAACAATACGGTCAATGTTTTCATTAACAGTTTTGGTTCGATACAGGAGACGACCATG GACTACAGGGTAAATATATTTCTGCGATGTCGATGGAATGATCCGAGATTAGCGTACAAAGACGACTACCCGGACGACACCGTGTCCTTACACCCCTCTATGATGGAAGAGATTTGGAGACCGGATTTATTCTTTACCAATGAAAAGAAGGCCGACTTTCACAAG GTGACGACGGAAAACAAGCTGCTTCGAGTCTACAGAAACGGTGACGTTTACACGAGCATTCGTTTAAGCTTGACCTTGGCCTGTGCGATGCATCTACAGAATTTCCCAATGGACACACAACTGTGCAAAATGCAGCTGGAAAGCT ATGCTTATGACATGAACGATTTAGTGTTCGAGTGGCAGAAAGAGAAGGCGGTACTGATGGCAGACAAACTACTTCTTCCACAGTTCAAGATACTCGGTTGGAAGCTTAATTCCTGTACTAAGGTCTACGACTCGG GGTCTTTCACTTGCATTGAGGTAACCTTTATCCTGAAGAGAGAGAAGGGATACTACATGATCCAGACTTACATCCCATCTACACTCATCGTCATCCTATCCTGGGTATCCTTCTGGATCAACATGGATGCTGCTCCCGCCAGAACCGCTCTTGGGATCACCACCGTCCTCACTATGACCACGCAGAGCTCAGGGGCAAGAGCTTCTTTGCCTAAG GTTTCGTACGTAAAAGCTATCGATGTGTGGATGGCAGTTTGCCTTCTTTTCGTCTTCGCAGCTCTTCTCGAATTCGCTGCCGTCAATTTCCTCTCTCGTCAGAGAAAGAATCTCTTAAAGAGAAGTTGGTTGTCCAAACAAACG CAAGCGTTCAGGCAAACGTTTCTAAAGAAACCCGACAGGCATCAACGAACCGACTCGAAAATTGTGACTTCAAAATCGGACGAATTTACGGAATTTCACCAAAACTGGATAGTTGGCAATCCACCTTTGAAGGTATTACTGCA GataatgaaaaagaaaatgagaAACTGGCAAAAAAATACCAACAGAAAGCCGCGCTCGTTGACCGGATTTCGCGCATTCTTTTCCCGTCTGTTTTCGCTATCTTCAATCTTTTTTACTGGATCTCTTACCTG GCCAACAGCAAAAGTGAAGAAAAGCATTTAG
- the LOC143446499 gene encoding glycine receptor subunit alpha-2-like, which produces MARASLIIVCFVLLVTLFESIYGVHKNLVYAGPDGHSGKTSRTSHHVKKLKAQVSKAADFLNDLFLGYDKHVRPHYRTAPINVSVNVFINSIGSVTEASMDYKVNIFLRCRWNDERLRYNISNGKSMTLHPGFMREIWIPDLFFANEKRADFHKVTTENKLLRLHWDGDVYTSIRLSLTLACPMLLQSFPMDTQMCKMQLESYGYNQSDLFFFWAENNPIQIAEDLILPQFEILDHKLQTCTKTYDTGQYTCIEAIFFLRREMGYYMIQTYIPSVLIVILSWVSFWINMDAAPARTALGITTVLTMTTQSSGIIASLPKVSYVKAIDVWMAVCLTFVFLALVEFAAVNYLSRKQVMSYKSQSTSSMNSKELEVASESSVGKQGVLNAKSKMKANSCRRRAIKMDKCSRILFPMIFVIFNITYWSTYLSDRNDAGTFTN; this is translated from the exons ATGGCCAGGGCAAGCCTGATTATTGTCTGTTTCGTGCTTTTAGTGACGTTATTTGAGAGCATCTACGGCGTGCACAAAAACCT GGTATATGCAGGACCGGATGGCCATTCGGGAAAAACTTCTAGAACGTCTCACCAcgtaaaaaaa CTGAAGGCTCAAGTCAGCAAAGCGGCTGATTTTTTGAACGATCTTTTCCTTGGATACGACAAACACGTTCGACCACATTATAGAA CTGCACCCATAAATGTGTCTGTCAACGTTTTCATCAACAGCATAGGTTCGGTCACAGAAGCATCAATG GATTATAAAGTGAACATTTTCCTCCGGTGTCGCTGGAACGACGAACGACTTCGTTATAATATATCAAATGGTAAATCAATGACTTTGCATCCTGGTTTTATGAGAGAGATTTGGATCCCGGATCTATTTTTCGCAAATGAGAAAAGAGCAGATTTTCACAAG GTGACGACCGAAAACAAACTGCTTCGTTTACACTGGGATGGTGACGTATACACGAGCATTCGACTGAGTCTCACGCTGGCTTGCCCGATGCTTCTTCAAAGTTTCCCGATGGACACACAGATGTGTAAAATGCAACTTGAGAGTT ATGGCTACAACCAGAGCgaccttttctttttttgggcCGAAAATAATCCCATCCAGATAGCAGAGGACCTGATCTTGCCACAGTTTGAAATCTTAGACCACAAACTTCAGACTTGTACCAAGACTTACGACACAG GGCAATACACTTGCATCGAGGCGATCTTCTTTTTAAGACGAGAGATGGGATATTACATGATCCAGACCTACATCCCTTCGGTTCTTATCGTCATCCTATCCTGGGTATCCTTCTGGATCAACATGGATGCTGCTCCCGCCAGAACCGCTCTTGGGATCACCACCGTCCTTACTATGACCACGCAGAGCTCGGGGATTATAGCCTCGCTGCCGAAG GTGTCATACGTGAAAGCTATTGATGTTTGGATGGCTGTTTGCCTTACTTTTGTATTCTTAGCGCTGGTGGAGTTTGCAGCCGTCAACTACCTTTCGAGAAAGCAG GTGATGTCGTACAAATCGCAAAGCACTTCTTCTATGAACAGCAAAGAGTTGGAGGTAGCAAGTGAGTCATCGGTGGGCAAGCAAGGAGTGCTTAACGCAAAATCGAAGATG aaagcaaacagttgcaggAGAAGAGCGATTAAGATGGATAAATGTTCCAGAATCCTCTTCCCAATGATCTTTGTCATCTTCAACATCACCTACTGGTCCACATACTTg TCTGACAGAAACGACGCGGGCACTTTTACAAACTGA
- the LOC143444200 gene encoding uncharacterized protein LOC143444200 has translation MIKSGIPQIVEINAAASARIFIPKSVTEEFLKRVKANVVEKGKQIEILAFLIGYEDGTIRHGTELLFPSQSGDGAKVDDIGSFGMETSVWIAEQSQTAKIHRSKTTVILWIHSHVQGSTCGYTSIDVHTQFRYSRVMYPGIIGQVIEIKEDGTYVSDYFTLSDVGDDVVAERSRINNLSNVCHDLCTNRRVYVSCQEIIAYTEETISVQDSRHVCKACKKFFPQESSLMKHLGQKSSCRTLFGLERYDAKRVERRTQAWKRHNDTEAKIKSQAKYRKKNQETLAKKAALYYSNHREAVSQKQAIYNKLNKDTIVKRQAIYDSEHREQVNKKQALYNKKNKDIIAKKQVIYYAKHSKEVKKKQAL, from the exons ATGATCAAGTCGGGAATTCCTCAGATAGTAGAGATAAATGCTGCTGCGTCTGCGAGAATTTTCATTCCAAAGAGTGTCACGGAAGAGTTCCTAAAAAGGGTGAAAGCCAATGTGGTTGAAAAGGGAAAGCAAATTGAGATCTTGGCATTTCTTATTGGGTACGAAGATGGAACAATCCGTCATGGAACTGAGCTACTTTTTCCCAGTCAAAGTGGAGATGGTGCCAAAGTGGACGACATAG GTTCTTTTGGAATGGAAACCTCTGTGTGGATAGCAGAGCAATCGCAAACCGCTAAAATCCATAGGTCAAAAACAACTGTTATTTTATGGATCCACAGTCATGTTCAGGGCTCCACATGTGGGTACACCAGTATTGACGTGCACACCCAGTTTAGATACTCTCGCGTTATGTATCCCGGAATCATCGGCCAAGTCATTGAGATAAAAGAAGATGGCACTTACGTCTCAGATTACTTTACCCTTAGTGATGTCGGTGATGATGTGGTGGCAGAGCGCAGCAGAATAAACAACCTTTCTAATGTTTGCCATGACCTGTGCACTAATCGACGCGTTTATGTGTCTTGCCAGGAAATCATTGCCTACACAGAAGAGACTATATCAGTACAAGACTCTAGACATGTGTGCAAGGCATGCAAGAAATTCTTTCCCCAGGAATCCTCTCTTATGAAGCATCTGGGACAGAAGTCGAGCTGCAGGACACTGTTTGGACTGGAGCGCTATGATGCAAAGAGGGTGGAAAGAAGGACACAAGCCTGGAAACGGCACAATGATACTGAAGCCAAAATAAAAAGTCAGGCAAAGTACCGCAAGAAAAATCAGGAAACTCTTGCCAAGAAGGCGGCTCTCTATTATTCTAATCATCGTGAAGCAGTCAGCCAGAAGCAAGCTATATACAACAAACTTAACAAAGACACCATTGTCAAGAGACAAGCAATCTATGATTCCGAGCATCGTGAGCAAGTGAACAAGAAGCAAGCTTTGtacaacaagaaaaacaaagatatAATCGCCAAGAAACAGGTAATCTATTATGCCAAGCATAGCAAAGAAGTAAAGAAGAAGCAAGCTCTGTAA